The nucleotide sequence AGAGGGTGACCTGTGGGCTTTGGATAATCACAGACTTTTGATTGGTGATGCATTCAGAGAAGAGAACTGGGAAAAACTGATAGACAAGGAGAAGGTTAGGGTGTTATTTACGGACCCGCCGTATGGGATAAATGTGATTCACAAGAAGAAAAACGAGCTGGGCAATATTGCAGGGTTAAGTTATATAAAGGGGGCGATTGGACCTCGGCGGATTTATCCGTTTATTGTGGGTGATGATAGGCCGTTTGATCCTCGTCCGATTATGGAGTTGGCGAAAAAGTTTGGAGTTAAGAAAATGCTGTTCTTTGGCGGAAACCACTTTAGCGACAAGTTGCCAGTTTCGTCGTGTTGGTTTGTGTGGGATAAAAGGGCAGGCAGGGTTTGGGGGGTAAATATGAACCATCTTGAGTTGATTTGGACAAATCTAAAAAAGGCGTCAAAAATTTATTATCACCTTTGGCATGGCATGATTAAAGATACAAAAGAAGAGGATACCCGAACAAGATATCATCCAACGCAAAAGCCTGTTGGGTTGTTAAAGGCGATTTTACAGGATTGTTCTGGATCAGAAGAAGCAGTGGTTGACCCGTTTGCTGGGGCAGGTTCTATGCTAATTGCGTGCATTAAAACAAGACAGCGTTGTTTTTTAATGGAGATATCGCCGATATGGGGCGAGATAATTTTGGAGCGGTATTACAAGTTCACGGGCAAAGAGCCCATGTTGATTGATAGAAAGCAACCTTTAGAAGAAAACAAGCAGGCATCATAATATTGCGAGAAATATTGAAATGGGCATTGGAATTTTGATTAAATTGCGGATAAAGTACAGGGTGGCTGCCATCCCCTATTGGAGAGAAAAATGAGTAAAAGTCTTAAAAAAATCTTAAAAAGAAAGGAGTGAATTATGTGGAAATGGGTTGGTGTTTTATTGGTTGTGTTTTTAGGCATGCTTATCTTGATAAGGATAATTGTTTTGTTATACCGGTATATTGAGTATTGGCGTTGTGTGCAATCGATTGCACGGAAGGTTGCTGATCCGCAGTATTTGTTTTCGCATTACGACAAGACTATGGCTGTGTGTTGTTATTATAGGTGCTATGGACGATTAAAAAACGAGTGGAACGTTTTCTTAAAGAATACGATTGTAATTGTTATAATCGTGTTGTGCGGAATATTGCTATACAAAATTAACACAAAATTTATGACACCCTCGCCAAATTTTTCAAGAAAATTTTCAGAAAACTTAAAACGTGCTTTGTAAGTCTTTGACATACAAGGATAAGTAAAAATCAAGAAAATTAAAAAAACACTTGACAAGTTTTGTAATTTTTGTATAATATAGGCGTATGAAGTTAAAAAAGTTAAAAAAAGAAATTTAAACGAAAGGAGGTGAGAGTATGAAGAATATGAATTGTTATACTGTTACGGTTTACAAGGATCGTCGGAAGCCGGACTTAAAACCCGGCATTCCCACCGAAATAGTTTCGGTGGGGGGGAGGCAATTTAGATTCGTTAAAGGCCTCCCCGTTCAAGTTCGTGGACCTGACAGGTGCGGGCGGATTGACGACCAAAACCTGGAAATGCTGTATCGAGCGATTTCGTGCAACGGCGAATTTGCGACGTATTTAGTTCCGTTGGTTCCGCAGGATGAAACCGACGAGTGGTTTGTTCTGCTAGAGTATCCTGATGGTTTTCCGCTTCAGGATACTCTAGATGCTGATGCTGATGAATTGCAACCGAGGTGTCTTCTTAACGGAAGACGCCTCTACACAGGAACGGAAAAGATTCTGTACCAGCTCAACGAAAATGGCGTAATTGACCTTCGAAACGATTATGTTCTTTTTGTATCCCAGGGCGAATTATACATTGACCATAAGGGTTATGTACTGGCTATTTTGTAGCCAGTACATAACCCAAACCCCCGAGGGATTACCCCCCTCGAGGATTTTTTATGAATAGGGTGGAAGGAGGGAAAAAGTAAAAAAGGGGGTCGGGGCTGGGCTCCCGCCAAATCGCACCCATCATAGCCTACTTTACACCTGCCCAGCCCCGTTTTTTTTATTTTTTATAAAGCCTCTTGACAAGACATAGCATTTTTTTTTATTTTTAAGCAGGAGAACTGTATGGAGGGGCAGAAGAAGGTTAGAGGTCGACCTTTTCAGAAGGGGTATGATCCCCGTCGGAACTTAAATGGTCGAGGGCATACACGGGATTTTTTAACTTCGTATCATTTGGCGTTGCGGAAGATTGCTGAGAATGTTGCTTCGACGGAAGAGGATGTTGAGTTAAAGATAATTGAGGTTGCGATAGCGAAGGCGTTGGCGGGTAATTTTTATTTTTATCGTGATTTAATGGACAGGGTGTTTGGTAAGGCGACGGATACGATACAGGTGCGGGCGGAGTTAGAGGGTGAGCGTAAGCCTGATTTGGAGATGGTTGGGTGGTTTTTGGAGAGGATGCCTGAGCGGGAGCGGTTGCGGGTGATAAGAGAGTTTGTGAAGTGGCGATATAAGGACCGGGTTTAGTTTTTTTAGGTTTCAATGCGTCAGCCTCGTATAATTTGGGTGCTTGAGAATTATTGTGTTAGGGGAGAGCCGATATCTTTTTCTGAATATCGCTATATGTTGGACATATATGCGGATGAGGCGCAACGGATAGTGGTTAAGAAGTCGGCGCAGTGTGGTGGGTCGGAGTGGTTGATTGCTGAGAGTTTATATTTGGCTGGTTATTTGGGGTTAGTTGTGGTGTATTATTTTCCGCATCAGTCGCAGGCGAATGATTTTTCGTGGGACAGGATAAACAGGGCGATATTGGGTTCGCCGGGCATTAAGCGGTTGGTTAAGAACATTGACAATGTGAAGTTGAAGCAGGTTGGTGATGGTTCGATTTATATTCGTGGTGCTGATTCGATGGACAATGTGGTGAATGTGGCGGCGGATTGTATATTGCGGGATGAGGAGGATTTAATTAATCCAGAGGTGATACCAGTGATGGAGGAGCGGTTAGGTGCGTCGGCGTATAAGTTGGTGCGTGTGATAGGTAATCCGACGATTCCGAATTTTGGGATTGACAAGTTATACATAGAGAGTGATAGGCGGCGGTGGTTTTTGAGGTGTGAGCATTGTAATGAGTGGCAGTATTTAGTTTTTCCTGACAATATAGATTTTCAGAGGCGTGTTGTGGTGTGTAGGAAGTGTCGTGGAGAGATGGACAGGTCGGCGGATGGTGAGTGGGTTGCTGAGTATCCAAGTCGTGATGTGCATGGTTATCATATTAGTCAGCTTATTAATCCTCGTGTCAGTGTGGATGAGATAATAGCGAAGTCGCAGCGGAAGTCGGAGAGTGAGATACAGGCGTTTTACAATTTTGTTTTAGGTGAGGCGAGGGTGCCGCAGGGTCAGCAGTTTAATGAGGCGATGATAATGAAGTGTTGTGAGCCGCAGTATGTGATGCCGGTGCAGAGTGATGAGGCGACGACGGCGGGGGTAGATGTTGGCAAGTTATTTCACATTAGGGTATCGAGGGTTGAGAATGGTAAGCGTCGTGCGGTATTTATAGGTGCTACGTCGTCGTATGCTGATTTGGAGGCTATTTTGCGTCGTTATCGCTCGTTGTATGTTGTGATAGATGCGGCTCCTGAGACGAGGTTGGCGAAGGATTTGGCTGGTAAGTTAGTCGGGCGGGTTTATTTGGCTTATTTTAATGACAATCAGAAGGAGTTGTATGTTGTGAAGAAGGTTGAGAATTACAATGTTGTAATGATAAATCGCACGCAGGCGATGGATGTTGCTTATGCGGATTTTTTGGAGTGTCAAAACATTTTGCCGCAGAATTTACCGCCTGATTATGTAAGTCATTTATTAAATGCGACAAGGCGGATAGAGAAGGACAAATATGGCAATGATAAGCCTGTTTGGGTGCGGGCAGGCGACGACCATTACTTTTTAGCCGAGGTGTATGACACCATAGCCAAGCATATCTATTTGGATGTCTTGTCAAAGGTTCAGAAAATAAAAACTAAAATAATAAAGCCCAGCATACAAATTGAGAAGTTTTAGGGACTTTAATAATTTTAATATTTTTAATAACAACCTTTTATTATGTCATTAAAACTTAAAAAAACTTAAAAATAGGAGGTTAGATGCGTTGGTTAGCAAAGCCAAAGAAGGGGCAATTTAAGGTGGTTTTGGTTTTGTCAATGGTGGCGTCGAGTT is from candidate division WOR-3 bacterium and encodes:
- a CDS encoding DNA methyltransferase, with the translated sequence MNALFEGVSRDICTEQDFLLSIVKKPRGVKEGDLWALDNHRLLIGDAFREENWEKLIDKEKVRVLFTDPPYGINVIHKKKNELGNIAGLSYIKGAIGPRRIYPFIVGDDRPFDPRPIMELAKKFGVKKMLFFGGNHFSDKLPVSSCWFVWDKRAGRVWGVNMNHLELIWTNLKKASKIYYHLWHGMIKDTKEEDTRTRYHPTQKPVGLLKAILQDCSGSEEAVVDPFAGAGSMLIACIKTRQRCFLMEISPIWGEIILERYYKFTGKEPMLIDRKQPLEENKQAS
- a CDS encoding phage terminase large subunit family protein produces the protein MRQPRIIWVLENYCVRGEPISFSEYRYMLDIYADEAQRIVVKKSAQCGGSEWLIAESLYLAGYLGLVVVYYFPHQSQANDFSWDRINRAILGSPGIKRLVKNIDNVKLKQVGDGSIYIRGADSMDNVVNVAADCILRDEEDLINPEVIPVMEERLGASAYKLVRVIGNPTIPNFGIDKLYIESDRRRWFLRCEHCNEWQYLVFPDNIDFQRRVVVCRKCRGEMDRSADGEWVAEYPSRDVHGYHISQLINPRVSVDEIIAKSQRKSESEIQAFYNFVLGEARVPQGQQFNEAMIMKCCEPQYVMPVQSDEATTAGVDVGKLFHIRVSRVENGKRRAVFIGATSSYADLEAILRRYRSLYVVIDAAPETRLAKDLAGKLVGRVYLAYFNDNQKELYVVKKVENYNVVMINRTQAMDVAYADFLECQNILPQNLPPDYVSHLLNATRRIEKDKYGNDKPVWVRAGDDHYFLAEVYDTIAKHIYLDVLSKVQKIKTKIIKPSIQIEKF